One Loxodonta africana isolate mLoxAfr1 chromosome 15, mLoxAfr1.hap2, whole genome shotgun sequence genomic window carries:
- the REG1A gene encoding lithostathine-1-alpha, with amino-acid sequence MHSGHLVSMINQAEATFVASLIKESRADDPYVWVGLHDPKKNRRWHWSSGSLVSYKAWAIGAPSKANPGYCVSLTSNSGFQKWKDENCDAQFSFVCKFKN; translated from the exons ATGCATTCAGGACATCTGGTGTCTATGATCAACCAGGCTGAGGCCACTTTTGTTGCTTCCCTGATCAAGGAGAGCAGGGCTGATGACCCCTATGTCTGGGTTGGCCTCCATGACCCCAAAAAG AATCGCCGCTGGCACTGGAGCAGTGGATCCCTGGTCTCCTACAAAGCCTGGGCTATTGGAGCCCCAAGCAAAGCCAACCCTGGCTACTGTGTGAGCCTGACTTCTAACTCAG GATTCCAGAAATGGAAGGATGAGAACTGTGATGCGCAGTTCTCCTTTGTCTGCAAGTTCAAAAACTAG
- the LOC100661552 gene encoding regenerating islet-derived protein 3-gamma-like, producing MLCPMALSSTSWMLLSCLFLLSQVQGEDTSKEDRSARISCPRGSKAYGSYCYALFTTPKTWVDADMACQKRSSGHLVSVLSEPEAYFVGSLVKSISSSYTNIWIGLHDPTLGSELDAGGWEWSSTDLMNYFAWERNPSTVTNPGYCGTVSRNTGFLKWKDYNCEQRLPYVCKFKN from the exons ATGCTGTGTCCCATGGCACTCTCCAGCACGTCCTGGATGCTGCTCTCCTGTCTGTTCCTCCTATCCCAAGTCCAAG GTGAAGACACCTCAAAGGAAGATCGCTCTGCAAGGATCAGCTGTCCTAGAGGCTCCAAAGCTTATGGCTCCTACTGCTATGCCTTGTTTACGACGCCAAAAACCTGGGTGGATGCAGAT ATGGCCTGCCAGAAGCGGTCCTCAGGACACCTCGTGTCTGTGCTCAGTGAGCCTGAGGCATATTTCGTGGGTTCACTGGTGAAGAGCATTTCAAGCTCCTACACAAACATCTGGATTGGGCTCCATGACCCCACACTG GGCTCTGAACTCGATGCAGGTGGATGGGAGTGGAGTAGCACTGACTTGATGAATTACTTTGCCTGGGAGAGAAATCCCTCCACTGTCACAAACCCTGGTTACTGTGGGACCGTGTCCCGAAACACAG GATTCCTGAAATGGAAAGATTACAACTGTGAACAGAGGTTACCCTATGTCTGCAAGTTCAAGAACTAG